The genomic DNA TATTTAAATCTAACTGAGGACTAGGACCGTAGACGACAAACTGTTAACCACTTGAGTTATCCACCGTACTCCATTAGTTTTGTTATTAGTTATCTTGTATAGAATGTATTTTTACAGGACACTTTTTTGCTTATTGAGTTTTTTCCTAGCGGAATTTTACTCGCTTAAGACTTTAACGAGCCCCTTTTGTGTGGCTTATTTTTTTAGATATTAAAACGATATTATCTAAATTTTCAGGAACACTTTCTTACTTTTCAGGTAGATGATATATTTTTATGAATGGAAGAAACTCTGTACTTTCGGATTGTATTTTTTATTTGATCAATAGAAATTTTTCCTTGCGACAAAAAATATATTATCacaatgattttttttaaaaatcgatcGAAAATCAACCATCTAGGGTTTGAAAATTTGGAAATCATATATAGAGATATGTAAATTGACCCGACCCGACTGACCCGGACCCAGTGTGCTTAAAACCATTTCTCAAACTTAAAACCCTGAGCTCTACTCTAGTGTGTTAATTTTCTCACTCTTCAACAGAAATGCTAAAAACAGCAGCTTCAAATGTTGGGCGACTCTCTAGGGTTTTCAAACACTCCTCGCCGGCGCTCCTTTTTTCCGATCGATTTCATCTCACCGCCGGTGATCTCGCCGGCAGCTCCGATTCTCCATGTCTCTCCCAGCGCCGTCACCTCTCTTCAGGCACGTTTCTCACATATAATTAAACAACACATTAAGCTAATCGAGTTATTATACTATCATTACGATTCTACACCCGTTTATATGTGATGTTGAATGTATGATTATGATGTACTTAATAGGTGTGAAGATCGATTTTACGCCATGGAATTTGATGCCCAGGGCTTCGTTCTCTTCTGAAGCAGCTGCTGAGACAAAAATCGAAGAAACTACGGGTGACATTTCGTGATGAATATGTGTTCAATAATTGTTTTGGTGTTATCAAATTTTTGTAAATTGTTTATGTGCGTGGTTGAGTGCAGAGACTGTTAAGGAGTTGTATGATAAGATACTTAAATCGGTGAATGTTCAGAGGACTGCGCCTCCTAATGCGTGGTTATGGTCACTAATTGACCATTGTGCTAATGTTGAGGATATTAAGCTTCTTTTCGACGTTTTGCAGAATCTTCGGAGATTTGTTAGTATTGCTTGCTTTGTGGTTTTTTGCTTGCGTAGATTATTGTGTAATCACTTTATTGTATCTGATTCCGTTTTTGGGTTTGGTTGCAGCGATTGTCTAATCTTCGCATTCATGAAAACTTCAATGAGAACCTTTGCCGAGCAGTAGCGAAAGCTTGTGTACGTGTAGGGGCTATTGACTTTGGTATGCCGATGTTTCCAAGCTCTGATTATAAGTCTTAAATATATATAGTGATCTATGTACTTGTGGATAATGTTGTATTTGAAAAGTGAAAACACTGCAAGGTAATTAAATTGATCAACCAGTCTGACCTTTGTATTTTATTCGTACACTGTTAAAGTAGACAATGGTTAACACAACTGGAACAAATTTTATGATCCTTAACTGTGCACTTACGTCAATGCGATTTGGTGATCTGGTACACACTCAAGAGACAATACTTCTTTCTTTTTTTACTCTTTCTTTTTGTTGTTTTACTTCTCATCACAAAAAGTACCCTTCCCAAGATTCGTAGAGTGATTCTCTATCTTTCTTGATTGCATATTTCCATACCCGTATCCATAACTTGCATTCTTATTTCGATTTTCGGTCTAATTTTGTTTTAACAATTCGATGATTTGGTTGTGCTGCCTGAACAGGTAAGAAGACATTGTGGAAGCACAATGTATACGGAATAACTCCTACTGTTGGATCTGCGCACCATTTATTGGTATATCACTTGTGATTCTTTTGAAGGTTGTATGATATCTATGTTATCATATATATTAGTATACTTTGTTGCCTGCAGATGTACGCAAAACAGAATAATGATGCCAATCTCATGGTCGAAGTGATGAAACTTTTGAAAACAAATGATGTCCAATTACAAGCCGGCACAGCTGATTTGGTTTTCAGGTAATGGTGCCATGATACTCATATCTTCTATATTTCTTCATCGTGACAGTCATagtttaaaaaaagaaaaaattgtATGGGAAAAAATGATATACGAGGGATCGGATCGGCTATAATACATTAAGTCGATGACTTAATGTTTTGTAAATGTTTGGAAAACCATTTTCTAAAGAAAAAGTGTATATAGGGATTGGCGGCCACCAGCAAACCTGAGTTTGTCAATAAGTTTAGGTAGCATGCGTTTTTTGTATTAATGAAATTATCTAATGTTATATATTTTTCTATTACAATTTTATATGTTATCATATCTTCATAATATGCACAAATGGAACTAAAATTTTCTGTATAATCGCATATTTGGATATAGAAATTCAAATATTTTTGtagatttttttttatatataatttagGTAGGTTCAAGCATATATAATTTCTTTGCATAAAATTTACAGTTTCTTAAATTATTTACATTTTTATTATTCTAAAGCCCCCTGTGTCACTGCCTATAAAGATTCGTTTGAAAGTCTTGATCTGTGCAGCCGCTTTCATTATAACCACACACGTGTGTGGATACCGATCATGTTGTATTTACTGTATTAACAGAAAAGGCTGTACTATGCTAACATGATTTCTGAGGTAGGGATATAATAAATAAACCATTGTTTCTAAAAGACAAGTAATGCTTTCTCAAAGCTTGTATCCAACTTTTGCTTGACAAATAATGAGTCCACTTAGCATATGCAGTTTTGTATATAAGTCTTTGATATCCTAGTAAAGCTTCTTAAACGCACCCTATGATTTAGccaaaaaaaagaaaagaaagtaccTAGTGATATGGGTTTTACATTTCTACTGCCACCCTACTCGGTCTGGCATGCTATATGTGTTTTTTGTCAAGTAAATATTAAATACCTAGGGATGGTGATAAAGTTTAAGGAGCTTTTTTCTGAGCTAAGCGAGAGAATGATCTGACCTCAGTGTTCTGATTAGATACTAGATGACTAGCTAAA from Apium graveolens cultivar Ventura chromosome 5, ASM990537v1, whole genome shotgun sequence includes the following:
- the LOC141659170 gene encoding uncharacterized protein LOC141659170, giving the protein MLKTAASNVGRLSRVFKHSSPALLFSDRFHLTAGDLAGSSDSPCLSQRRHLSSGVKIDFTPWNLMPRASFSSEAAAETKIEETTETVKELYDKILKSVNVQRTAPPNAWLWSLIDHCANVEDIKLLFDVLQNLRRFRLSNLRIHENFNENLCRAVAKACVRVGAIDFGKKTLWKHNVYGITPTVGSAHHLLMYAKQNNDANLMVEVMKLLKTNDVQLQAGTADLVFSICFNTDKWDLISKYSKRFIREGVKLRETSFDAWMEFSAQRGDTKSLWYIENLRLDTKRRHSLSTGFSCAKAFLLERKPGEAALIIFALSQMLSEAKKPGILIELQKLVNDWTVKVIKCRKEEDRKDLAAALKDDIPAMIIELVELGMEVNVNIEDLLTKDPLC